A section of the Desulfotignum phosphitoxidans DSM 13687 genome encodes:
- the tmcA gene encoding acidic tetraheme cytochrome c3 TmcA has product MTHSNRFIIFLIVLFAAVGTGFFCYAEQDLERLDPWAFESPRRPGAVFSHDDHIFLADDDCSVCHHVYENGELVPDESSEDLYCSDCHSLKPGPDNPMPLEAAYHNLCRDCHFDRSQGPVLCGECHVKE; this is encoded by the coding sequence ATGACACACTCAAACCGCTTCATCATCTTTCTGATCGTGCTTTTTGCCGCGGTCGGAACCGGGTTTTTCTGTTATGCGGAACAGGATCTGGAGCGTCTGGATCCCTGGGCCTTTGAATCACCCCGGCGCCCCGGGGCTGTGTTCTCCCATGACGACCATATTTTTCTTGCTGATGATGACTGCAGTGTCTGCCACCATGTGTATGAAAACGGTGAGTTGGTCCCGGATGAAAGCAGTGAAGATCTGTACTGTTCGGACTGTCACAGCCTCAAACCCGGACCGGATAATCCCATGCCCCTGGAAGCAGCCTATCACAACCTGTGCAGAGACTGTCATTTTGACCGGAGCCAAGGACCGGTCCTGTGCGGAGAATGTCACGTCAAGGAATAA
- a CDS encoding ABC transporter substrate-binding protein, which produces MKQWILLIYLVLISVPALAGQQRLYIYNWTEYMPDEVLTAFQEKTGIKVIYATYDSNESMYAKVKLTRGKGYDVVFPSTYFVHKMRKEGLLSPIDHEALSNFKHLDPALMDQPYDPGNKYSIPYVWGSTALAYNNNQVAPEMMTSWKDLWRPEFKNRLVMNDDLREVLGIGLIVNGFSVNETDPDRIHAAYESIRTLMPNIRVFSGDSPKQPLLNLEAFAGMIWNGEAYMAAQEFPAIQYAYPEEGAIFWVDSMVIPTGAENKKQAHAFIDFILDPQIALQVCEYIGYAPANQSAIALMPEEIKNNPTIFPDPEEVKKGEFQTDVGDAILVYERYWERLKTGM; this is translated from the coding sequence ATGAAACAATGGATACTGCTGATATACCTGGTTCTGATTTCTGTGCCGGCACTGGCCGGACAACAACGCCTTTACATATACAACTGGACCGAATACATGCCTGATGAGGTATTGACCGCGTTCCAGGAAAAAACCGGAATCAAGGTGATCTATGCCACCTATGACAGCAATGAATCCATGTATGCCAAAGTCAAACTCACCCGGGGCAAAGGTTATGACGTGGTGTTCCCTTCCACTTATTTTGTCCATAAAATGCGGAAAGAAGGACTGCTCAGCCCCATTGACCACGAAGCACTCTCCAATTTCAAACATCTGGACCCTGCCCTGATGGATCAGCCCTATGATCCGGGCAATAAATACTCCATTCCTTATGTGTGGGGATCCACGGCCCTGGCATATAACAACAACCAGGTGGCGCCGGAGATGATGACCTCGTGGAAGGATCTGTGGCGGCCGGAATTCAAAAACCGCCTGGTCATGAACGATGATTTGAGGGAAGTGCTGGGGATCGGTCTGATTGTCAACGGATTTTCCGTGAACGAAACCGATCCGGACCGCATTCATGCAGCCTATGAATCGATCCGAACCCTTATGCCCAACATCCGGGTATTTTCAGGAGACTCTCCCAAGCAGCCGTTGTTGAACCTGGAGGCTTTTGCCGGCATGATATGGAACGGAGAAGCCTATATGGCGGCCCAGGAATTTCCAGCCATCCAGTATGCATATCCTGAAGAAGGCGCGATTTTCTGGGTGGATTCCATGGTCATTCCCACGGGTGCGGAAAACAAAAAACAGGCCCATGCATTCATCGATTTTATCCTGGATCCGCAAATCGCCTTGCAGGTGTGTGAATATATCGGCTATGCGCCGGCCAATCAGTCGGCCATCGCTCTGATGCCCGAAGAAATAAAGAACAATCCCACCATTTTTCCGGATCCTGAAGAAGTGAAAAAAGGGGAATTCCAGACCGATGTCGGAGATGCCATCCTGGTGTATGAACGCTATTGGGAACGCTTGAAAACCGGGATGTAA
- a CDS encoding GNAT family N-acetyltransferase, with amino-acid sequence MDEPDLSTVNCRFLKAADTNELMALYKDAGWWDQACEQHPQFLSRVVPDSALFVGAFYQKKMIGMGRALSDLVSDAYIQDVVVLQKFRGIGIGRKIIHTLITGLKEHGVDWIGLIGEPGTRKFYESLGFRPMSGHTPYRLKD; translated from the coding sequence ATGGATGAACCGGATTTATCCACTGTAAACTGTCGGTTTCTGAAAGCCGCGGATACAAACGAATTGATGGCTCTTTACAAGGATGCCGGATGGTGGGATCAGGCGTGTGAGCAACACCCACAGTTTTTATCCCGTGTGGTTCCCGATTCTGCATTGTTCGTGGGCGCTTTTTATCAGAAAAAAATGATCGGTATGGGGCGGGCCCTTTCGGATCTGGTCAGTGATGCTTATATTCAGGATGTTGTTGTATTACAAAAGTTCCGGGGCATTGGCATCGGCAGAAAAATCATTCACACACTGATCACCGGTCTGAAAGAACATGGTGTGGACTGGATCGGCCTGATCGGTGAACCCGGTACCCGCAAATTTTATGAATCATTGGGATTCAGGCCGATGTCCGGTCACACACCTTACAGACTTAAGGATTGA
- the tmcC gene encoding TmcC family electron transfer complex membrane anchor subunit, producing MNSFIAFIMGPMVWISVIIFLGGLTFKLVGILSAVRQKEPYIYSYVTLKHSLRSIGAWMIPFFPRSARMSPIYYGISYLFHILLFLVPLFLASHIVLINEAFQISWPALNDFVADGLTVVVIAALIFFIFRRAMVPEVKYLTGAMDYILILVVLLPFLTGFLAYHQWIAYQWITVIHILSGELMLIIIPFSRFSHMLNAPLTRAYMGSEFGHVRQARDW from the coding sequence ATGAACAGTTTTATCGCCTTTATCATGGGCCCGATGGTCTGGATATCGGTTATCATATTTCTGGGTGGATTGACCTTTAAACTGGTGGGCATCCTAAGCGCTGTCCGCCAAAAGGAACCCTATATCTATTCGTATGTGACCCTGAAACACAGTCTGCGTTCCATCGGGGCCTGGATGATTCCCTTTTTTCCCAGAAGCGCCCGAATGAGCCCCATTTATTACGGGATATCCTATCTGTTTCACATTCTGTTGTTTCTGGTCCCTTTGTTTCTTGCATCCCATATCGTGCTGATCAATGAAGCATTTCAAATATCCTGGCCCGCCCTGAACGATTTCGTGGCGGATGGGCTGACCGTAGTGGTGATTGCGGCATTGATCTTTTTTATCTTCCGCCGGGCCATGGTGCCGGAGGTGAAATATCTGACCGGTGCCATGGATTATATATTGATCCTGGTGGTATTGCTGCCTTTTCTGACAGGGTTTCTGGCCTACCATCAGTGGATCGCCTACCAATGGATCACTGTGATTCACATATTGTCCGGAGAACTGATGCTCATCATTATCCCGTTTTCCCGGTTTTCCCATATGCTGAACGCGCCTTTGACCCGGGCTTACATGGGGTCTGAATTCGGTCATGTCAGACAGGCAAGAGACTGGTAG
- the tmcB gene encoding electron transfer complex ferredoxin TmcB: protein MTDTPSSVEKPTDPAIESGLERLTPERIQQVIQQVLKKETGPRFKAYVETCMRCGLCAEACSYFLSNDRDPQFMPAAKVKNTIWEMLKQNGNVSKDFLRRAVRISHLECNVCKRCAMYCPFGIDIAYMMLLVRRICHKLEITPQYIQDTVNSHSVTLNQMWVKDDEWIDTLQWQEEDARDEFDDLQIPLDKMGADIMYSVIAPEPKFQAGLIYQTATMMHAAGMNWTMPSTPGWDNSNMAMYTGDNEISGRIARAFFETASKLRVKRVVMGECGHAFRSVYDMGNRWNSWVMPPFEVVHALAFYHELLTQGRITIKEKYKKKVTLHDPCNVSRGRGLHDKAREVVNMVCEDFVEMTPNREHNYCCGAGGGVINCGPPYKGERMVNNRVKAEQLAATGAEVLIAPCHNCHSGLEDIVQYYDLKMEIKFLGDLIYETMEKKIYEPGA from the coding sequence ATGACTGACACACCTTCATCTGTTGAGAAACCGACAGATCCGGCCATTGAATCCGGGCTTGAACGATTGACCCCGGAACGGATCCAGCAGGTCATTCAACAGGTTTTGAAAAAGGAAACCGGCCCTAGGTTCAAGGCGTATGTGGAAACCTGCATGCGTTGCGGGCTGTGCGCTGAGGCATGCAGTTATTTTCTGTCCAATGACCGGGATCCCCAGTTCATGCCGGCAGCCAAGGTGAAAAACACCATCTGGGAAATGCTGAAACAAAACGGCAATGTTTCCAAAGATTTTCTCCGGCGGGCCGTGCGGATTTCGCACCTGGAATGCAATGTCTGCAAACGTTGCGCCATGTACTGCCCTTTTGGTATCGATATCGCCTACATGATGCTGCTGGTACGCCGAATCTGCCATAAGCTGGAAATCACACCCCAGTACATACAGGATACGGTCAATTCCCATTCCGTGACACTGAACCAGATGTGGGTCAAAGATGATGAATGGATCGACACCCTGCAATGGCAGGAAGAAGATGCCAGAGATGAGTTCGATGACCTGCAGATTCCTTTGGACAAGATGGGGGCGGATATCATGTATTCCGTGATTGCGCCGGAACCCAAATTTCAGGCCGGATTGATTTATCAGACCGCCACCATGATGCATGCGGCCGGCATGAACTGGACCATGCCATCCACACCGGGCTGGGATAACAGCAATATGGCCATGTATACCGGAGACAATGAAATTTCAGGCCGCATTGCCCGGGCATTTTTTGAAACAGCCTCAAAACTGCGGGTCAAGCGAGTCGTCATGGGAGAATGCGGTCACGCGTTCCGGTCGGTATACGATATGGGCAACCGATGGAACTCCTGGGTCATGCCGCCTTTTGAAGTGGTGCATGCCCTGGCATTTTATCATGAACTGCTTACCCAGGGACGTATCACCATCAAAGAAAAATACAAAAAAAAGGTCACCCTGCACGATCCCTGCAATGTGTCCCGGGGGCGGGGCCTGCACGACAAGGCCAGGGAAGTGGTAAACATGGTGTGCGAGGATTTTGTGGAGATGACGCCCAACCGGGAGCATAATTACTGCTGCGGGGCCGGCGGCGGGGTCATCAACTGCGGACCGCCCTACAAGGGAGAACGCATGGTGAACAACCGGGTCAAGGCGGAACAGCTCGCCGCCACAGGTGCCGAAGTGCTGATCGCTCCCTGTCATAATTGTCACAGCGGGCTGGAGGACATTGTTCAATACTATGATTTGAAGATGGAGATCAAGTTTCTGGGGGACCTGATATATGAAACCATGGAAAAGAAAATTTATGAGCCGGGGGCATGA
- a CDS encoding MBL fold metallo-hydrolase: protein MRIEQFRYGADNLGYLIFSGNFAVAIDPGAVDEMTRFAQDRNIRISRVTNTHLHPDHTCGNEQMLEKTDAVFLDCRKFSDNESIFLEDEVLTVITTPGHTRNDVCFAGDDFLVTGDTLFNATVGNCFSKDLDGFYFSLKKVMALPGTTKIFAGHDYVKESVEIAQAIDPDTPDILRYLENYDPDRVFSFLEDELRVNPFLRFNDKTMIQKLEQRRFPCATEIQRFKSLMQAF, encoded by the coding sequence ATGCGGATTGAGCAGTTCAGATACGGGGCCGATAACCTGGGATATCTGATTTTTTCAGGTAATTTCGCAGTGGCGATTGATCCCGGTGCTGTTGACGAAATGACGAGGTTTGCCCAGGACCGGAACATCCGGATTTCCCGGGTCACCAATACCCATCTTCACCCGGATCATACCTGCGGCAATGAACAGATGCTTGAAAAAACAGACGCCGTTTTTCTGGATTGCAGAAAATTTTCGGACAATGAATCCATTTTTCTTGAAGATGAAGTACTGACGGTGATCACCACCCCGGGGCACACCCGCAATGATGTGTGTTTTGCAGGCGATGATTTTCTGGTGACCGGTGATACTTTGTTTAACGCTACTGTAGGAAATTGTTTTTCCAAAGATCTGGATGGGTTTTATTTTTCATTGAAAAAAGTGATGGCACTTCCCGGCACAACCAAGATTTTTGCCGGACATGATTATGTGAAAGAATCCGTGGAAATTGCCCAGGCCATTGATCCGGATACGCCGGATATCCTCCGGTACCTGGAAAATTATGATCCGGACCGGGTATTTTCCTTTCTGGAAGATGAGCTGCGGGTCAATCCCTTTCTTCGATTCAACGACAAAACCATGATTCAAAAACTTGAACAGCGTAGATTTCCCTGTGCGACGGAAATCCAGCGGTTCAAATCCCTGATGCAGGCCTTTTGA
- the potA gene encoding spermidine/putrescine ABC transporter ATP-binding protein PotA, with protein MPVVRLQNVSKSFNNQPVINDLNLDVHKGEFLTLLGPSGCGKTTVLRLIAGLETCDSGALFINGRDQTRMPACDRDVNTVFQSYALFPHMTVFDNIAFGLKLKKTPARQIRERVKETLALVKLAGLETRSIHGLSGGQQQRVAIARAIVNQPLILLLDEPLSALDYKLRKQMRLDLRQLHRKLGITFVFVTHDQEEALTLSDRVVVMNHGTIQQTGTPKDIYETPVNLFVADFVGESNIFDARVARTSGSDMEIHFQGIVKIVQNRRNFKPGQAVKVLLRPEDMTVTRIQAQCAAGSLPGRVTEMIYKGTTVDLIIRLDSGQEVFVTEFFNEDEQDIMYDVNEPVCISWIKGWEVTLADE; from the coding sequence ATGCCGGTGGTCCGTTTACAGAACGTTTCCAAATCGTTCAACAATCAGCCGGTGATCAATGACCTGAACCTGGATGTTCACAAAGGGGAGTTTCTGACCCTTCTCGGACCGTCCGGGTGTGGCAAAACTACTGTGTTGCGGTTGATTGCCGGACTGGAAACCTGTGACAGCGGGGCACTTTTCATCAACGGCCGGGACCAGACCCGCATGCCTGCCTGCGACCGGGATGTCAATACCGTGTTCCAGAGTTATGCGCTGTTTCCTCACATGACCGTGTTCGACAACATTGCATTTGGATTGAAACTCAAAAAAACCCCCGCCCGGCAGATCCGGGAAAGGGTCAAAGAAACCCTGGCCCTGGTCAAACTGGCAGGTCTTGAAACCCGGTCCATCCATGGGTTGTCCGGCGGACAGCAGCAACGGGTGGCCATTGCCAGGGCCATTGTGAATCAGCCGTTGATCCTGCTTCTGGATGAACCCTTGAGCGCTTTGGACTATAAACTGCGGAAACAGATGCGCCTGGATCTGCGGCAGCTTCATCGGAAACTGGGAATCACTTTTGTCTTTGTCACCCATGACCAGGAAGAAGCATTGACCCTGTCCGACCGGGTGGTGGTGATGAACCATGGCACAATTCAGCAGACCGGTACCCCCAAAGACATTTATGAAACCCCGGTGAACCTGTTTGTGGCGGATTTCGTGGGGGAAAGCAATATATTTGATGCCCGGGTGGCCCGGACTTCCGGATCGGACATGGAAATACATTTCCAGGGTATTGTCAAAATCGTACAGAACCGTCGCAATTTTAAACCCGGCCAGGCAGTCAAAGTGCTGTTGCGGCCCGAAGATATGACTGTGACGAGAATCCAGGCACAATGCGCAGCAGGATCCCTGCCCGGCCGGGTCACAGAAATGATCTACAAAGGCACGACCGTGGATTTGATCATCCGCCTGGACAGCGGCCAGGAAGTGTTTGTCACTGAATTTTTCAATGAAGACGAGCAGGATATTATGTATGATGTGAATGAACCGGTGTGCATCTCCTGGATCAAGGGATGGGAGGTAACCCTGGCGGATGAATGA
- a CDS encoding DUF2156 domain-containing protein, protein MYNRCNHHACLDLQPTICFPTAGRFELTDRQMVQIYIDKYLPESCEYNFANLFCWQEIYNYSWRLFKGRLVIYDGVNQCAFMPLGEPLPPDDLAELARELMRDGLVPDIGLVQKDYLDEYPRCEQYFSIHPERDYGEYIYDVEKLCRLNTPKLHKKKNLISQFERIYPDFQVTLLTPEKQVMAQNMARDQLNRQKPVSETLAAEFEAIKKAFMHFDALGLEGLALMVGDRMAAFSIFSPLTPDTCNVQFEKSDFDFKGAAQMINQQTALYLKDRYKYINREQDLGIRGLRQAKKSYEPETILIPHTLQLKRG, encoded by the coding sequence ATGTATAACCGGTGTAATCACCATGCGTGTTTAGATCTTCAACCCACCATCTGTTTTCCGACTGCCGGCCGGTTTGAACTCACCGACCGGCAGATGGTCCAGATCTATATCGATAAATATTTGCCTGAGTCCTGTGAGTACAATTTTGCCAATCTATTCTGCTGGCAGGAGATTTATAACTATTCCTGGCGCCTGTTCAAAGGCCGGCTGGTGATTTATGACGGGGTGAATCAATGTGCGTTCATGCCGCTGGGGGAACCGCTGCCGCCGGATGATTTGGCAGAACTGGCAAGAGAACTGATGCGGGACGGTCTGGTGCCGGATATCGGTCTGGTGCAGAAAGATTATCTGGATGAATACCCCCGGTGCGAACAGTATTTTTCCATTCATCCGGAGCGGGACTATGGCGAATACATTTATGATGTGGAAAAGCTGTGCCGATTGAATACCCCGAAGCTGCATAAAAAGAAAAATCTGATCTCCCAGTTTGAACGCATTTATCCGGATTTTCAGGTGACCCTGCTGACCCCGGAAAAACAGGTTATGGCTCAAAACATGGCCCGGGATCAGTTAAATCGTCAGAAACCGGTGTCTGAGACTTTGGCTGCCGAGTTCGAAGCCATAAAAAAAGCGTTCATGCATTTTGATGCGCTGGGACTGGAAGGACTTGCCTTGATGGTGGGGGATCGAATGGCGGCTTTTTCCATTTTCAGTCCGTTGACCCCGGATACCTGTAATGTACAGTTTGAAAAATCTGATTTTGATTTCAAAGGAGCGGCCCAGATGATCAATCAGCAGACCGCTCTGTATTTAAAAGACCGGTATAAATATATCAACCGGGAGCAGGATCTGGGGATCAGGGGGCTGCGTCAGGCCAAAAAATCCTATGAACCGGAAACCATCCTGATTCCCCATACCCTGCAACTGAAACGCGGATAA
- the potB gene encoding spermidine/putrescine ABC transporter permease PotB yields MNERQGFKFIAVFLNMAWFASFVLIPGLMVVGISFMTRDTGTFFSPPLTLTQYRELLDPVYAKVLGASLIYSLNTTLLCLFISYPFAWILSRASKHRRPLLLMMVIIPFWTSSLIRTYALVILMKANGIINTLLSAAGIVSEPVTLLYTDFAVYVGLVYSLLPFMILPLYAVMEKMDLRLLEAARDLGANTLQVFVHVVLPLSFPGVLAGCIMVFLPAMGLFYVPDLLGGAKTMLMGNFIKNQFLTAMNWPFGSAASVFLLVLMGLMLIIYFTFSRRFNRHQAL; encoded by the coding sequence ATGAATGAGCGACAGGGCTTCAAGTTTATCGCCGTTTTCCTGAACATGGCCTGGTTTGCGTCCTTTGTCCTGATTCCCGGTCTGATGGTGGTGGGAATCAGTTTCATGACCCGGGATACCGGCACATTTTTCAGCCCGCCTCTTACCCTGACCCAGTACCGGGAATTGCTGGACCCGGTGTATGCCAAGGTCCTTGGTGCGTCTCTGATTTATTCCCTGAACACCACCCTTTTGTGCCTTTTCATCAGCTACCCATTTGCCTGGATACTTTCCCGGGCCTCAAAACATCGGCGGCCTTTACTGCTCATGATGGTGATCATCCCCTTCTGGACTTCTTCTTTGATTCGTACCTATGCGCTGGTGATCTTGATGAAGGCCAACGGGATCATCAACACCCTGCTTTCAGCCGCAGGCATTGTTTCCGAACCTGTGACCCTGCTGTATACCGATTTTGCCGTGTATGTGGGCCTGGTGTATTCATTGCTGCCGTTCATGATACTGCCGTTGTATGCCGTGATGGAAAAAATGGATCTTCGGCTGCTGGAAGCGGCCCGGGATCTGGGAGCCAATACATTGCAGGTGTTTGTCCACGTGGTTTTGCCCCTTTCTTTTCCCGGCGTGCTGGCCGGTTGCATCATGGTGTTTCTGCCGGCCATGGGGCTGTTTTATGTACCGGATCTTCTGGGGGGCGCCAAGACCATGCTCATGGGCAATTTCATCAAAAATCAGTTTCTGACGGCAATGAACTGGCCGTTCGGATCAGCGGCCAGCGTGTTTCTGCTGGTGCTGATGGGCTTGATGCTCATCATTTATTTCACTTTTTCCCGGCGGTTTAACAGGCATCAGGCCCTATGA
- the potC gene encoding spermidine/putrescine ABC transporter permease PotC: MTRWLKISWVSAVFTFLYGPLLVLMVFSFNQARYTTSWQEFSLKWYMRLLDNPQLLDAFFNSLTVALISSMVATALGTLGAFAVSRYRFAGRKLFFGLVYSVMMSPDIVMGISLLMLFVLAGLTPGFLTLLIAHVTFCLPFVIVLVHARISGFDPAVVDAARDLGAREHEVFYKIIVPMILPAVLAGWLLSFTLSLDDVIISFFVTGPGFEILPLKIYSMVKLGVTPEVNALCTVLFLLTLAAVSAAHVLTKEIKR; encoded by the coding sequence ATGACGCGGTGGTTGAAGATATCCTGGGTGTCTGCGGTGTTCACATTTTTATACGGCCCGCTGCTGGTGCTGATGGTGTTTTCCTTTAATCAGGCCAGATATACCACCTCCTGGCAGGAATTTTCCCTGAAATGGTACATGCGGCTGCTGGACAATCCACAACTGCTGGATGCTTTTTTCAACTCATTGACCGTGGCGCTGATCTCCAGCATGGTCGCCACGGCTTTGGGCACTCTGGGCGCATTTGCCGTTTCCAGATACCGGTTTGCCGGCAGAAAACTGTTTTTCGGGCTGGTGTATTCCGTGATGATGAGCCCGGACATCGTTATGGGCATCAGCCTGCTCATGCTGTTTGTCCTGGCTGGACTGACGCCCGGATTTCTCACCCTGCTGATCGCCCATGTCACCTTTTGTCTGCCCTTTGTCATTGTGCTGGTACATGCCCGGATATCCGGGTTTGATCCGGCTGTGGTGGATGCGGCCCGGGACCTGGGCGCCCGGGAGCACGAGGTGTTTTACAAAATCATTGTTCCCATGATTCTGCCGGCCGTGCTGGCCGGGTGGCTGTTGAGCTTTACTTTGTCTCTGGATGATGTGATCATCAGTTTTTTTGTCACCGGTCCGGGATTTGAAATTCTTCCTCTCAAGATCTATTCCATGGTAAAACTGGGGGTCACCCCGGAAGTCAATGCCTTGTGCACGGTATTGTTTTTATTAACTCTGGCAGCGGTATCTGCTGCCCATGTTCTGACAAAGGAGATCAAAAGATGA
- the divK gene encoding DVU0259 family response regulator domain-containing protein, translated as MTKKIMIVDDDPAITRYLETLFKDNGFDTCIADDGKQAMDVFLEQQPDLITLDLEMPEEWGPRFFRKISKKGYTTPVIVISGLSGRTHSIPKAEAFFAKPFKPEEVLAKVKAVLGV; from the coding sequence ATGACAAAAAAAATAATGATCGTGGATGATGATCCAGCCATTACACGGTATCTGGAAACATTGTTCAAGGATAACGGTTTTGACACCTGCATCGCCGATGACGGCAAACAGGCCATGGATGTTTTTCTGGAGCAGCAACCGGACCTGATCACCCTGGATCTGGAAATGCCGGAAGAATGGGGACCCCGCTTTTTCAGGAAAATTTCCAAAAAAGGATACACCACCCCGGTGATTGTCATCTCCGGTCTGTCCGGACGGACCCATTCTATTCCCAAAGCAGAAGCGTTTTTTGCCAAACCTTTCAAACCCGAAGAGGTCCTTGCCAAAGTAAAGGCGGTTCTGGGCGTGTGA
- a CDS encoding ATP-binding response regulator — protein sequence MTNKLLVVDDEDGIREVLRITLTDAGYEVFTAENGFTGLDMVKTHKPDIVLTDIRMPGMDGMALLKSVKQLFPDIEVIMITGYGDANLAIDSLKTGAVDFISKPVNQDVLDIALKRANDRILTREKLADHTRNLEILVAEKTRKLAESEKRYIQLFNESPAYITILDEHFRIVESNNRFKDQFGDDPGMYCFQVQQQRTIPCDTCPVKETFADGLSHTAEMDVTLKDGHIRRFFIQTSAIPDDSGRISHVMEMCTDITVIHDLQDHLAALGLHISSISHGIKGMLTGLDGGDYLIRSGLEQKDFHKISNGWDIIREKIAMIRQMVLDILFHSKNRTPDIQPVSVFDFIQELLTTMDPRIQKAGIDLILDIPGPSTDFEVMMDKTMLFGACLAILENAVDACISVKANRKNLEIQVQVVETPRQVVFKIRDNGKGLDKRYRQKIFSLFYSDKGNKGTGLGLFVARRSVQQHQGEIHVDSEPGKFTEFTIAIPKKTSDI from the coding sequence ATGACAAATAAACTCCTGGTGGTCGATGATGAAGATGGCATCCGGGAGGTCCTGAGAATCACTCTGACCGATGCCGGGTATGAGGTATTCACGGCGGAGAACGGCTTTACCGGGCTTGACATGGTCAAGACCCACAAGCCGGATATTGTTCTCACGGACATCCGCATGCCCGGCATGGACGGTATGGCGCTGCTCAAGTCAGTCAAGCAGTTATTTCCGGATATTGAGGTGATCATGATTACCGGATACGGAGATGCCAACCTGGCCATTGACAGCCTGAAAACAGGTGCTGTGGATTTCATCTCCAAACCCGTGAATCAGGATGTGCTTGATATCGCCCTGAAACGGGCCAATGACCGGATTTTGACCCGGGAAAAACTGGCGGACCATACCCGGAACCTGGAAATCCTGGTGGCGGAAAAGACCCGGAAGCTGGCGGAATCAGAAAAACGGTATATCCAGCTGTTCAACGAATCTCCGGCATATATCACCATTCTGGATGAACATTTCCGGATCGTGGAATCCAACAACCGGTTCAAGGATCAGTTCGGGGATGACCCGGGCATGTACTGTTTTCAAGTGCAGCAACAGCGCACGATTCCCTGTGACACCTGTCCGGTGAAAGAAACCTTTGCCGACGGCCTTTCCCATACCGCGGAAATGGATGTCACCCTCAAAGACGGGCATATTCGTCGTTTTTTCATTCAAACCTCGGCCATTCCAGATGACAGCGGCCGGATCAGCCATGTCATGGAAATGTGTACCGATATTACGGTTATTCACGATCTGCAGGATCACCTGGCGGCCCTGGGTCTGCACATCTCTTCCATATCCCACGGCATCAAAGGCATGCTCACCGGACTGGACGGGGGAGATTATTTGATTCGGTCCGGCCTTGAACAAAAAGATTTTCATAAAATTTCGAACGGCTGGGATATTATTCGGGAAAAAATTGCCATGATCCGTCAGATGGTGCTGGATATCCTGTTTCATTCCAAAAACAGGACCCCGGACATACAGCCGGTCTCAGTGTTCGATTTTATTCAGGAACTTTTGACCACCATGGATCCCCGCATTCAAAAAGCCGGCATTGATCTGATTCTGGATATTCCCGGACCCAGCACGGATTTTGAAGTCATGATGGATAAAACCATGCTGTTCGGCGCCTGCCTGGCCATTCTGGAAAATGCGGTGGATGCCTGTATCAGCGTGAAAGCAAACAGAAAAAATTTAGAAATACAGGTTCAGGTCGTTGAAACGCCCCGTCAGGTCGTGTTTAAAATCAGGGATAACGGCAAAGGGCTTGACAAAAGATATCGACAAAAGATATTTTCCCTGTTTTATTCCGACAAAGGAAACAAAGGGACCGGATTAGGGCTTTTTGTGGCCCGGCGCTCCGTACAGCAGCACCAAGGGGAAATTCATGTGGATTCGGAGCCTGGAAAATTTACTGAATTTACCATTGCCATCCCGAAAAAAACATCTGACATTTGA